In Microcoleus sp. AS-A8, one DNA window encodes the following:
- a CDS encoding ATP-binding cassette domain-containing protein, translating into MTEPLIELKGVSKSFGDNIILDHVDLTIYRGEALGIIGPSGTGKSTILRIIAGLTPVETGEIYVAGQQRQGLIEDAQDPIGIGMVFQQAALFDSLTVEENVGFLLYQHSKLPRKRIRELVARSLEKVGLPGIGNRYPSELSGGMRKRVSFARAIMANPDNAKDNPQVLLYDEPTAGLDPIASTVIEDLVRQLQFADEGCGSYVMVTHQDSTIRRTTDRVVFLYRGKIQWQGKVNEIDTTDNPLVRQFFSASITGPIQAIG; encoded by the coding sequence ATGACAGAACCCCTGATTGAACTAAAGGGAGTTAGCAAGTCTTTTGGTGATAATATCATCCTGGATCATGTTGACTTGACCATTTATCGGGGCGAGGCGCTGGGGATTATTGGTCCTTCTGGTACCGGAAAATCAACCATTCTGCGAATTATTGCGGGTCTCACTCCCGTTGAGACTGGGGAAATTTATGTGGCAGGGCAACAGCGCCAAGGTTTAATCGAGGATGCCCAAGACCCCATTGGTATTGGCATGGTGTTTCAACAGGCGGCGTTGTTCGACTCGTTGACGGTGGAAGAAAATGTCGGTTTCTTGCTTTACCAGCACTCAAAATTACCGCGCAAGCGGATTCGGGAATTGGTTGCTCGCAGCCTGGAGAAGGTCGGTTTACCAGGTATCGGCAACCGCTACCCATCTGAGTTATCCGGAGGGATGCGCAAGCGCGTCAGCTTTGCTCGTGCCATCATGGCTAACCCCGATAATGCCAAGGACAACCCGCAAGTTTTACTCTATGATGAGCCAACGGCTGGTCTTGACCCGATCGCTTCCACCGTGATTGAGGATTTAGTCCGTCAACTCCAGTTTGCCGATGAGGGTTGCGGTTCCTACGTCATGGTAACTCACCAAGACAGTACGATTCGCCGCACGACTGACCGGGTTGTGTTTCTCTACAGAGGCAAGATACAGTGGCAAGGTAAGGTTAACGAGATTGATACGACGGATAATCCTCTAGTACGACAATTTTTTAGTGCTAGTATCACTGGACCCATTCAGGCAATTGGGTAG
- a CDS encoding RRXRR domain-containing protein gives MPTTPSRAKRWIKLGKATPFWKKGVFCVRLNVEPSNTNRQPIAVGIDPGSKREAFTVKSQAHTYLNVQTHAVDWVKDHVEVRRNMRRARRFRNTPCRQNRANRLVNKTRIPPSTKARWQWKLRIVNWLTKMFPVSAFVVEDIKACTWKNGRKWNVSFSPLEVGKHWFYSELRKIAHLETKSGNDTYELRQSLGLHKSKQKLSNKFEAHCVDSWVLANWYVGGHTESDNIKLIEVVPLEFHRRQLHRLQHAPGHIRSRYGGTISAGFKRGSIVKHPKYGFCYVGGWALSPTKKDPGRKTISLHSLNTGKRLTQNAVPMDCKFLSYNSWRIAN, from the coding sequence ATGCCGACTACTCCAAGCCGTGCAAAGCGTTGGATTAAGTTAGGTAAAGCAACACCGTTCTGGAAGAAAGGAGTGTTTTGTGTTCGACTCAACGTAGAACCTTCTAACACAAATCGTCAGCCAATAGCGGTAGGAATTGACCCAGGTTCAAAGCGAGAAGCATTTACAGTCAAATCTCAAGCTCACACTTACCTCAATGTGCAAACCCATGCTGTTGACTGGGTGAAAGACCATGTTGAGGTGAGACGAAATATGCGACGAGCAAGACGCTTTCGCAATACCCCCTGTCGTCAAAACCGAGCTAACAGATTAGTCAATAAAACCCGCATTCCTCCATCTACCAAAGCACGATGGCAGTGGAAGCTAAGGATAGTTAACTGGCTAACCAAGATGTTTCCTGTATCGGCTTTTGTTGTGGAGGACATTAAAGCCTGCACATGGAAGAACGGACGTAAGTGGAATGTTTCGTTCAGTCCCCTAGAGGTAGGCAAGCACTGGTTCTATTCTGAACTCAGAAAAATTGCTCATCTTGAGACTAAATCTGGAAACGATACTTACGAGCTGCGACAAAGTTTAGGACTTCATAAGTCCAAGCAGAAGCTGTCAAATAAGTTTGAAGCGCATTGTGTTGATTCTTGGGTGCTAGCTAATTGGTATGTGGGAGGACACACCGAATCAGACAATATCAAACTGATTGAGGTTGTCCCACTAGAGTTCCATCGTAGACAATTGCACCGTTTACAACATGCTCCTGGACACATACGTTCTCGATATGGTGGAACCATTAGTGCTGGATTCAAGCGTGGCTCAATCGTTAAACATCCTAAATACGGGTTCTGTTACGTTGGCGGCTGGGCATTGTCTCCAACAAAGAAAGATCCAGGCCGGAAAACAATTAGCTTGCACAGTTTGAATACTGGCAAGCGGCTAACTCAAAACGCAGTGCCTATGGATTGCAAGTTTTTGTCTTACAACTCGTGGCGCATAGCAAATTGA
- a CDS encoding DUF429 domain-containing protein, whose protein sequence is MKFLGIDLGWTSGASGLCCLEWSDGSLHLLDLDRQQTTTDILNWVDKWTAPSEPAMIAVDAPTLIPNTTGMRLPDKLTHQHFRHYHAGCYPANLGRPFAQHTIEFGLILEARGFVHAPIITPQIPGRYQIEVYPHPAIVHLFGLTRILKYKKGKLSDRHSELLKLHQYILTILPTLTPSLTLPSPCPLRLCGSFLPTGIALKAIEDQLDSLICAYVAAHWWYWGSDRNWVLGDSTTGYIVIPAPTINNSKLSDRFVAK, encoded by the coding sequence ATGAAATTTTTAGGAATTGACCTCGGCTGGACATCTGGAGCAAGTGGTCTATGTTGCCTAGAATGGTCAGATGGCAGCCTACATCTACTAGATTTAGACCGACAGCAAACAACCACAGACATCTTAAATTGGGTAGACAAATGGACGGCACCCAGCGAACCCGCCATGATTGCCGTCGATGCCCCCACCCTCATTCCCAACACCACAGGGATGCGTCTACCCGACAAACTCACCCACCAGCACTTCCGCCACTATCACGCCGGTTGCTACCCCGCCAATCTCGGACGCCCCTTTGCCCAACACACCATCGAATTTGGTCTAATCCTAGAAGCACGAGGATTTGTCCACGCCCCCATCATTACCCCCCAAATTCCAGGACGCTACCAAATCGAAGTCTATCCCCATCCTGCGATCGTCCATCTATTCGGACTCACCCGCATCCTAAAATACAAAAAAGGCAAACTCAGCGATCGCCACTCCGAACTCCTCAAACTCCACCAATACATCCTCACCATCCTACCCACCCTCACCCCCTCCCTAACCCTCCCCTCTCCCTGCCCTCTGCGCCTCTGTGGTTCGTTTCTTCCCACCGGAATCGCCCTCAAAGCGATCGAAGACCAACTCGATAGCCTGATCTGCGCCTATGTCGCCGCCCACTGGTGGTACTGGGGAAGCGATCGCAACTGGGTACTCGGCGACAGCACCACCGGCTATATCGTCATTCCAGCCCCCACAATCAATAACTCAAAGCTCAGCGATCGCTTTGTGGCAAAATGA
- the bchI gene encoding magnesium chelatase ATPase subunit I: MTARRMVFPFTAIVGQEEMKLALLLNVIDPKVGGVMIMGDRGTGKSTTIRALADLLPEIDVIADDPFNSDPNDPDGISDNTSSQNPSIVKKKVPMVDLPLGATEDRVCGTIDIEKALSEGVKAFEPGLLAKANRGILYVDEVNLLDDHLVDVLLDSAASGWNTVEREGISIRHPARFVLVGSGNPEEGELRPQLLDRFGMHAEIRTVKEPALRVEIVEQRAAFDQNPQAFMEQYQPEQEAMQQKLVAAQQLLPQVELDYDLRVKISQVCSELDVDGLRGDIVTNRAAKALAALEGRNEVTVDDIRRVITLCLRHRLRKDPLESIDSGYKVEKVFSRVFGLEASSAENSAATANGVR, encoded by the coding sequence ATGACCGCTCGCCGCATGGTTTTTCCATTCACTGCCATTGTGGGTCAGGAAGAAATGAAACTGGCGCTACTGCTGAATGTGATTGACCCCAAAGTTGGCGGAGTCATGATCATGGGCGATCGCGGCACCGGCAAATCCACCACCATTCGGGCGTTGGCTGACCTATTACCAGAAATTGACGTAATCGCCGACGACCCCTTCAACAGCGACCCCAACGACCCTGACGGGATAAGTGATAATACCTCATCACAAAATCCCTCAATTGTCAAGAAAAAAGTCCCGATGGTTGACCTCCCCTTAGGCGCAACCGAAGACCGAGTCTGCGGCACCATTGATATTGAAAAAGCCTTATCCGAAGGCGTGAAAGCCTTTGAACCCGGACTGCTTGCCAAAGCCAATCGTGGCATCCTCTATGTAGACGAAGTCAACCTATTAGACGACCACTTAGTCGATGTCCTCCTAGACTCCGCCGCCAGTGGTTGGAACACCGTTGAACGAGAAGGCATCTCCATTCGCCACCCAGCCCGCTTTGTTCTCGTCGGTTCCGGCAACCCCGAAGAAGGCGAACTGCGACCCCAACTCCTTGATCGCTTTGGGATGCACGCAGAAATCCGCACCGTCAAAGAGCCAGCCTTGCGTGTCGAGATTGTGGAACAACGGGCTGCATTTGACCAAAATCCCCAGGCATTCATGGAGCAGTATCAGCCTGAGCAAGAAGCCATGCAGCAAAAGCTTGTTGCCGCTCAACAGCTACTGCCTCAAGTCGAGCTAGACTACGACTTGCGGGTAAAAATTTCTCAAGTCTGCTCAGAACTCGATGTAGATGGACTTAGAGGTGATATTGTGACCAATCGTGCTGCCAAAGCACTGGCGGCCTTGGAAGGACGCAACGAAGTCACCGTTGATGATATCCGCCGTGTGATCACCTTATGTCTGCGTCACCGTCTACGCAAAGACCCACTCGAATCCATTGACTCCGGTTACAAAGTAGAAAAAGTCTTTAGCCGCGTTTTTGGCTTGGAGGCGTCGTCAGCGGAAAATTCAGCCGCTACAGCCAATGGAGTTCGTTAA